One window from the genome of Sphingomonas lacunae encodes:
- a CDS encoding LysR family transcriptional regulator: MRLRQIEVFHAVYSNGSISAAARSLHVSQPAVSKVLRHTESQLGIRLFELVRGRLVPTDEAHALFREVDEVFQRISSLQLATSNLRKSGAGHLRVGAVPSLGLDIVPAAVAGFRAQHPDVTFDIKTLHHHDMLRALYERECDLAIAYAPPVQPRLEQQLLTQAQLVLVAPRGRFDSGDGLVDLTRLDGIDMIGVTTSGPIGAIVADALALAQVEPREVASVSTYYVAAALVRHGVGVAIMDEYTGRAMANQSIDVLPLSPATPFGVHAVWLEDRPLSKLGVRFVKLVQRILNQQTAR, from the coding sequence ATGCGGCTGAGACAAATTGAAGTATTCCATGCGGTCTATTCGAATGGCTCGATAAGCGCTGCGGCGCGTTCGCTGCACGTTTCGCAGCCGGCTGTAAGCAAGGTCCTGCGCCACACGGAAAGCCAGTTGGGAATCCGGCTGTTCGAGCTTGTTCGCGGCAGGCTTGTGCCCACTGACGAGGCCCATGCCTTGTTTCGGGAGGTTGATGAGGTCTTCCAGCGCATTTCGTCCCTGCAACTGGCCACATCCAATCTCAGGAAATCCGGTGCCGGGCACTTGAGAGTCGGTGCAGTGCCCTCGCTAGGCCTCGATATAGTGCCTGCCGCCGTCGCAGGTTTTCGTGCCCAGCATCCGGACGTCACCTTTGATATCAAGACTCTGCACCATCATGACATGCTGCGCGCGCTCTATGAGCGTGAATGTGATTTGGCGATTGCTTATGCGCCTCCCGTTCAGCCCCGTCTGGAGCAACAGTTGCTCACGCAGGCACAGCTTGTGCTGGTCGCTCCGCGCGGCCGGTTTGACAGTGGTGACGGGCTTGTGGACCTGACGCGGCTCGATGGCATTGACATGATAGGTGTGACGACCAGCGGACCGATTGGTGCCATTGTAGCTGACGCCCTTGCCCTCGCCCAAGTTGAACCGCGAGAGGTGGCCTCCGTGTCCACTTATTATGTCGCCGCTGCACTGGTTCGGCATGGTGTAGGCGTGGCCATCATGGACGAATATACCGGGCGTGCGATGGCAAACCAATCGATCGACGTCTTGCCGCTGTCTCCAGCCACGCCCTTCGGCGTCCATGCGGTGTGGCTGGAAGACCGGCCATTGTCGAAATTGGGTGTTCGCTTCGTCAAGTTGGTCCAGCGGATCCTCAATCAGCAGACCGCCCGATGA
- a CDS encoding FAD-dependent oxidoreductase codes for MYLSPLPHAQIHTSGRSSRSVIVIGAGVVGMATAYCLARDGLAVTIIDRNLSPGMGASFANGAQLSYVYTDALANPALIKHLPALALGLDPAFRLRPSFDPSQIGWLLTFLRNATQARFEANTLAGLELGLQSRLAMHALLERHPLDFHHRQAGKLHIHQDQGAFASAARMVELKRRHGAMQEVLSDADARAIEPALAGRQAPIAGAIFSPQEEVGDPHLFCAAMNEVLTRDYGVVSRLGSTVMQLSDDGNAAQLMLDSGEVLTAGHVVVCAGIDAKSLLSPLGVRSGLMGMKGYSFNAPAGAIAPVHSITDVARKMVFCCLDDTVRVAGLAELGRMDTRLAADQVRALKAGAEEALPGAADYRRARGEWAGIRPMSPTSLPDIRQVSGRVSINIGHGMLGWTFAMGSAERIAKQLLQGVSA; via the coding sequence ATGTACTTGTCCCCGTTGCCTCACGCTCAGATTCATACCTCTGGACGATCTTCCCGCTCAGTCATTGTCATTGGTGCGGGAGTGGTTGGCATGGCTACGGCCTATTGCCTGGCACGTGACGGACTGGCGGTGACAATCATTGATCGCAACCTGTCGCCAGGCATGGGTGCCTCGTTCGCCAATGGCGCCCAGCTAAGCTATGTCTACACCGATGCGTTGGCCAATCCGGCGTTGATCAAGCATTTGCCTGCTCTTGCACTGGGGCTCGATCCGGCTTTTCGTTTGCGACCGTCCTTTGACCCCAGTCAGATTGGCTGGCTTTTGACGTTTCTGCGCAACGCGACCCAGGCTCGGTTCGAGGCCAACACCTTGGCCGGACTGGAATTGGGATTGCAATCGCGGTTGGCGATGCACGCCCTGCTTGAACGACACCCGCTCGATTTTCATCACCGACAGGCAGGCAAGCTCCATATTCACCAGGATCAGGGGGCTTTCGCCAGTGCCGCCCGGATGGTGGAGCTCAAGCGCCGCCATGGTGCGATGCAGGAGGTGTTGAGCGACGCGGACGCAAGGGCAATCGAACCGGCACTGGCCGGACGACAGGCGCCGATTGCCGGTGCGATATTCTCCCCACAGGAGGAGGTGGGCGACCCCCATCTGTTCTGTGCCGCCATGAATGAAGTACTGACCCGTGACTATGGCGTCGTCAGCCGCCTTGGCTCGACCGTGATGCAACTGTCAGACGATGGTAATGCGGCGCAACTGATGCTGGATAGTGGAGAGGTGTTGACGGCGGGCCATGTTGTTGTTTGTGCCGGTATCGATGCAAAGTCTCTCCTTTCCCCTCTGGGTGTTCGTTCCGGCTTGATGGGAATGAAGGGCTATTCATTCAATGCTCCCGCAGGAGCGATAGCCCCTGTGCACAGCATCACCGATGTGGCTCGCAAAATGGTATTCTGCTGCTTGGACGACACTGTTCGCGTGGCAGGATTGGCGGAGCTGGGGCGTATGGATACGCGGCTTGCTGCTGATCAGGTGCGGGCGCTCAAAGCAGGCGCCGAAGAGGCATTGCCGGGCGCGGCTGATTATCGACGGGCACGTGGGGAATGGGCCGGTATCCGGCCGATGTCGCCCACATCCTTGCCGGATATTCGCCAGGTCAGCGGGCGTGTGTCGATCAACATCGGTCACGGCATGTTGGGATGGACATTTGCCATGGGATCAGCCGAACGTATCGCCAAACAATTGCTGCAGGGAGTCTCGGCATGA